A genomic stretch from Desulfatiglans anilini DSM 4660 includes:
- a CDS encoding CBS domain-containing protein, translated as MRNIQIKDLMVPLTEYAVVKDDATLYDVVLALEEAQRRFDQNRYTHRAVLVEDKTGRVIGKVSQLDLLKGLETGYSRIGDLSGVTRSGLNPDFIRSLIKQYSLWQDPLDQICGKAVHIKVRDIMHTPEEGEYVDQEDTLDKGIHQLVMGRKQSLLVTKDGRIVGVLRLVDVFSEVCKVIKVCRI; from the coding sequence ATGCGAAACATACAGATCAAAGACCTCATGGTGCCGCTCACTGAGTATGCGGTGGTCAAAGACGATGCAACCCTCTATGACGTCGTGCTCGCCCTGGAAGAGGCCCAACGGAGGTTCGACCAGAACCGGTACACCCATCGGGCCGTACTGGTGGAAGACAAGACGGGTCGGGTGATTGGAAAGGTGAGCCAGTTGGATCTCTTGAAGGGGCTCGAAACCGGCTACTCCAGGATCGGCGACCTGAGCGGGGTCACCCGGAGTGGCCTCAACCCCGATTTCATCCGCTCCCTCATCAAACAGTACAGCCTCTGGCAGGACCCCCTCGACCAGATCTGCGGGAAGGCCGTCCACATCAAGGTCCGCGACATCATGCACACCCCGGAGGAAGGGGAATACGTCGATCAGGAGGACACCCTCGACAAGGGGATCCATCAGTTGGTGATGGGGCGCAAACAGTCGCTGCTGGTGACGAAGGACGGCCGGATCGTCGGTGTCCTGAGGCTGGTGGACGTCTTCTCGGAGGTCTGCAAGGTCATCAAGGTCTGCAGGATCTAG